A window of Plasmodium gaboni strain SY75 chromosome Unknown, whole genome shotgun sequence genomic DNA:
TAGTCCAAGTAACCTGGACGACAACAAAATTTGTGACCTTGATAAAAAAACACATACTAATGATTATCGTACATATAAACAGGGTGCTGATGGTAAAAATCCTAGAGAACACAATGGCCCCTGCACAGGAAAAGGTAAAAAAGGAATTGGAGACGGAAAAAAGTGGGAAGCGAAGCCTAGTGAAGTCAAAAGTGATGACCACAAAGGTGTATTATTC
This region includes:
- a CDS encoding putative EMP1-like protein — encoded protein: SVAPTSTNSIMDIANKVLDGATTQWQSRGGDSLVGKLENAKFKNSSPSNLDDNKICDLDKKTHTNDYRTYKQGADGKNPREHNGPCTGKGKKGIGDGKKWEAKPSEVKSDDHKGVLFPPRRLDMCTSNLENLDTTG